From one Paramormyrops kingsleyae isolate MSU_618 chromosome 1, PKINGS_0.4, whole genome shotgun sequence genomic stretch:
- the LOC111841558 gene encoding chondroitin sulfate glucuronyltransferase-like, with protein MTLSGTVSLFFSPYTQRLLGAMRVYSLLAVFRPAFPLILGLSLGCSLSLLMLSWNQEDPEEPCNNELANGGLVPGRLKGDSQSNYRDLANEDFQPRVIPYQRDPSKPHRKVLRTRYIHTELGIRERLLVGVLTSRATLNTLAVAVNRTVAHHAHRTFFFTGLRGAKLPHGMTVVAHGDDRPVWLMYETVRHLHQHYGTDYDWFYLAQDDTYTHAERLAELVGHLSAGQDLYMGRPEEFIGGEERARYCHGGYGYLLSRSLLARLQPHLDTCRNDILSVRPDEWLGRCIIDYLGLNCVEELQEMRYRYFELGKNADPEREDSPQFKKAFAVHPVSEPDLMYRLHKHFSQIELDQTYLQIQQLQVQISNLSELTPEGKAGTSWPIGINPPFQPKTRFEVINWEYFTEEHIYSCTNGAPKCELRGADKADISVVLETAVERLNERYQPQLRFRMHRLLNGYRRFDPTRGMEYTLDLVLEAFTQKGHSQVIAKRVGLLRPLSSIEIIPMPYVTEATRVQVILPITANNQDYVGNFLDTYAMNALDTHDNVLLTFLLIYDSFDAQRVKEEDVFAGVKSMIGEVEKRYSDVKIPWISVKTEVPSQVKLMDIISKKHPVDTLFFMANVWTEVNGDFLNRCRMNAINNWQVFFPIHFQEYSPAIMYREQQPSAGASPFSSDPLRNGHFDRHVFDESCFYNVDYMAARTKVTTDILDNDELLESMDVYDIFIRYSGLHVFRAVEPALVQKYVRRPCNPRFSEDIYQRCILSNLEGLASRSHLAMALFEQEQANST; from the exons ATGACACTATCGG GAAcggtttccctgtttttttccccctataCGCAGCGGTTACTCGGTGCCATGCGCGTCTACTCCCTGCTTGCCGTTTTCCGGCCGGCGTTTCCCCTCATTCTAGGGCTTTCACTGGGGTGCAGCCTCAGTCTGCTCATGTTATCCTGGAACCAGGAGGACCCCGAGGAACCTTGTAACAATGAGCTGGCTAATGGTGGGCTCGTGCCAGGGAGACTGAAAGGTGACTCCCAGAGCAATTACAGAGACTTGGCTAATGAGGATTTCCAGCCTCGCGTCATTCCATACCAGAGGGACCCTAGCAAGCCACATAGGAAAGTGCTTAG GACACGTTACATTCACACAGAGCTGGGAATCCGAGAGCGCCTCCTGGTGGGAGTGTTGACTTCCCGCGCCACCCTCAACACGCTGGCGGTGGCCGTGAACCGTACTGTGGCCCATCACGCTCACCGCACCTTTTTCTTCACTGGCTTGCGCGGTGCCAAGCTGCCGCACGGCATGACTGTGGTTGCCCACGGCGacgaccggcccgtctggctcATGTATGAGACGGTTCGGCACCTGCATCAGCACTATGGTACTGACTACGACTGGTTCTACCTGGCGCAAGACGACACGTACACGCATGCCGAACGGCTGGCAGAGTTGGTGGGCCACCTGAGCGCCGGGCAGGACCTCTACATGGGGCGGCCGGAGGAGTTCATCGGCGGCGAGGAGCGGGCACGTTACTGCCATGGCGGCTACGGCTACCTGCTCTCCCGCAGCCTGCTGGCCCGCCTGCAGCCCCACCTGGACACCTGCCGCAATGACATCCTGAGCGTCAGGCCTGACGAGTGGCTCGGCCGCTGTATCATCGACTACTTGGGTCTGAACTGCGTGGAAGAGCTCCAG GAGATGCGTTACCGCTACTTCGAGCTGGGGAAGAACGCGGACCCGGAGCGTGAGGACAGCCCGCAGTTTAAGAAGGCCTTTGCAGTCCACCCAGTCTCAGAGCCAGACCTCATGTACCGCTTACACAAGCATTTCAGTCAGATCGAGTTGGACCAGACATACTTGCAGATTCAGCAGCTACAG GTCCAGATCAGTAACTTAAGTGAGCTGACGCCAGAGGGTAAAGCCGGAACCAGCTGGCCAATCGGCATCAATCCGCCGTTCCAGCCTAAGACGCGTTTTGAAGTCATCAACTGGGAGTACTTCACGGAGGAGCACATTTACTCGTGTACTAACGGCGCTCCCAAGTGTGAGCTGCGGGGCGCGGATAAAGCCGACATCAGTGTCGTGCTCGAGACCGCAGTGGAGCGCCTGAACGAGCGCTACCAGCCCCAGCTTCGCTTCCGCATGCACCGGCTCCTGAATGGCTACCGCCGCTTCGACCCCACGCGCGGCATGGAGTATACCCTGGACCTGGTCCTGGAAGCTTTCACCCAGAAAGGCCACAGCCAGGTCATTGCCAAGCGTGTGGGCCTTCTCCGTCCCCTCAGCTCCATTGAGATCATCCCCATGCCTTATGTTACAGAGGCTACTCGGGTTCAAGTCATCCTGCCCATCACCGCTAATAACCAGGATTATGTGGGGAACTTCCTGGATACGTATGCGATGAATGCCTTGGACACGCACGACAATGTTCTTCTTACCTTCCTCCTCATTTACGACTCGTTTGATGCTCAGAGGGTCAAAGAGGAAGACGTCTTTGCTGGGGTCAAGTCAATGATCGGTGAGGTTGAAAAGCGGTACAGCGACGTGAAGATCCCATGGATCAGTGTGAAAACTGAGGTGCCTTCGCAGGTCAAGCTCATGGACATCATTTCCAAGAAACACCCAGTGGACACTCTGTTTTTCATGGCGAACGTCTGGACCGAGGTGAACGGTGACTTCCTCAACCGTTGCCGTATGAATGCTATAAATAATTGGCAGGTCTTCTTCCCCATTCACTTCCAGGAGTATAGCCCAGCCATTATGTATCGTGAGCAGCAGCCCTCTGCTGGAGCTTCCCCCTTCAGCTCTGACCCTCTGCGTAACGGCCACTTTGACCGGCATGTCTTTGACGAATCCTGCTTCTACAATGTGGACTACATGGCTGCTCGCACCAAGGTGACCACTGACATCCTGGACAACGACGAGCTCTTGGAAAGCATGGACGTCTATGACATCTTTATCCGCTACTCTGGCCTCCATGTGTTCCGGGCTGTGGAGCCGGCACTAGTCCAGAAGTATGTGCGCCGGCCCTGCAATCCTCGCTTCAGTGAAGACATCTACCAGCGTTGTATACTGAGCAACCTAGAGGGACTTGCGTCTCGCTCGCACCTGGCTATGGCTCTCTTTGAGCAAGAGCAAGCTAACAGCACCTAG
- the LOC111841550 gene encoding ATP-binding cassette sub-family F member 2 isoform X1, with the protein MPSDLAKKKAAKKKEAAKTRQRAKKPDEVGEAGDMPESRVDGAELNGMAGLKQELDEFELRKTEARAVTGVLASHPNSTDVHISSLSLTFHGQELLSDTSLELNSGRRYGLIGLNGTGKSMLLSAISHCEMPVPEHIDIFHLTREMPPSQKTALQCVMEVDQERILLEKEAERLAHEDSECEKLMELYERLEELDADKAEVRASRILHGLGFTPAMQCKKLKDFSGGWRMRVALARALFIKPFMLLLDEPTNHLDLEACVWLEEELKMFKRILVLISHSQDFLNGVCTNIIHLHQRKLKYYTGNYDQYVKTRAELEENQMKRYNWEQDQIAHMKNYIARFGHGSAKLARQAQSKEKTLQKMVTSGLTERIVNDKTLSFYFPPCGKIPPPVIMVQNVSFRYSADMPYIYKNLEFGIDLDTRVALVGPNGAGKSTLLKLLMGELLPTDGMIRKHSHVKIGRYHQHLTEQLELDLSPLDYMMKCYPEIKEKEEMRKVIGRYGLTGKQQVSPIRSLSDGQKCRVCFSWLAWQCPHMLFLDEPTNHLDIETIDALADAINDYEGGMMLVSHDFRLIQQVAQEIWVCENQTITKWNGDILAYKEHLKSKFNRQTHDI; encoded by the exons ATGCCATCCGACCTGGCGAAGAAGAAAGCAGCGAAGAAGAAGGAGGCGGCCAAGACACGCCAGCGGGCCAAGAAGCCGGATGAGGTGGGCGAGGCGGGGGACATGCCGGAGAGTCGCGTGGACGGGGCAGAGCTAAATG GCATGGCCGGCCTGAAACAGGAGCTGGACGAGTTCGAGCTGAGGAAGACGGAGGCGCGGGCCGTGACAGGCGTGCTGGCCTCGCATCCCAACAGCACAGACGTGCACATCAGCAGCCTGTCCCTAACCTTCCATGGTCAGGAGCTGCTCAGCGACACCAGCCTGGAGCTCAACTCGGGCCGCCGCTATGGCCTCATCGGCCTTAACGGCACAG GGAAGTCCATGCTGCTGTCAGCCATCAGCCACTGTGAGATGCCCGTCCCTGAGCACATCGACATCTTCCACCTGACGCGTGAAATGCCTCCCAGCCAGAAGACGGCGCTACAGTGCGTCATGGAGGTGGATCAGGAGAGGATCCTGTTGGAGAAGGAGGCCGAGCGCCTGGCCCACGAGGACT CGGAGTGTGAGAAGCTGATGGAGCTCTATGAACggctggaggagctggacgCCGACAAGGCCGAGGTGCGGGCCTCTCGCATCCTGCACGGCCTGGGTTTCACTCCCGCCATGCAGTGTAAGAAGCTGAAGGACTTCAGTGGTGGCTGGCGCATGCGTGTCGCCCTGGCCCG GGCGCTGTTCATTAAGCCCTTCATGCTGCTTCTTGACGAGCCAACCAACCACCTGGACCTGGAGGCCTGTGTGTGGCTGGAGGAAGAACTGAAAAT GTTCAAGCGGATCCTCGTCCTGATCTCCCACTCGCAGGATTTCCTGAATGGCGTGTGCACCAACATAATCCACCTGCACCAGAGGAAGCTGAAGTACTACACG GGTAACTATGACCAGTATGTGAAGACCAGGGCAGAACTGGAAGAGAATCAGATGAAAAGGTACAACTGGGAACAGGACCAGATTGCCCACATGAAG AACTACATTGCACGGTTTGGGCACGGCTCTGCCAAGCTGGCCCGGCAGGCGCAGAGCAAAGAGAAGACCCTGCAGAAGATGGTGACATCGGGCCTCACGGAACGCATAGTGAATGACAAG ACCctgtcattttattttcctCCCTGTGGGAAGATCCCGCCTCCGGTTATCATGGTGCAGAATGTGAGCTTTAGATACTCTGCCGACATG cCATACATATATAAGAATCTGGAGTTCGGTATTGACCTGGACACGCGCGTTGCTCTTGTGGGCCCGAATGGGGCTGGCAAATCCACACTGCTGAAGTTGCTCATGGGTGAG CTTCTGCCCACAGATGGTATGATCAGGAAACACTCCCACGTGAAAATTGGCAGGTATCACCAG CATCTGACTGAGCAGCTAGAGCTGGACCTGTCTCCATTGGACTACATGATGAAGTGCTATCCGGAGATCAAAGAGAAAGAGGAGATGAGGAAGGTCATCGGGCGCTACGGCCTCACTGGGAAGCAGCAG GTGAGCCCCATCCGGAGCCTCTCTGATGGTCAGAAGTGCCGGGTCTGCTTCTCCTGGCTGGCATGGCAGTGTCCTCACATGCTGTTCCTGGATGAGCCCACCAACCACCTGGACATCGAGACCATCGATGCCCTGGCAGATGCCATCAACGACTACGAGGGCGGCATGATGCTGGTCAGCCACGACTTCCGGCTCATCCAGCAG GTGGCACAAGAGATCTGGGTTTGCGAGAATCAGACGATCACCAAATGGAATGGAGACATCTTAGCCTACAA
- the LOC111841550 gene encoding ATP-binding cassette sub-family F member 2 isoform X2: MAGLKQELDEFELRKTEARAVTGVLASHPNSTDVHISSLSLTFHGQELLSDTSLELNSGRRYGLIGLNGTGKSMLLSAISHCEMPVPEHIDIFHLTREMPPSQKTALQCVMEVDQERILLEKEAERLAHEDSECEKLMELYERLEELDADKAEVRASRILHGLGFTPAMQCKKLKDFSGGWRMRVALARALFIKPFMLLLDEPTNHLDLEACVWLEEELKMFKRILVLISHSQDFLNGVCTNIIHLHQRKLKYYTGNYDQYVKTRAELEENQMKRYNWEQDQIAHMKNYIARFGHGSAKLARQAQSKEKTLQKMVTSGLTERIVNDKTLSFYFPPCGKIPPPVIMVQNVSFRYSADMPYIYKNLEFGIDLDTRVALVGPNGAGKSTLLKLLMGELLPTDGMIRKHSHVKIGRYHQHLTEQLELDLSPLDYMMKCYPEIKEKEEMRKVIGRYGLTGKQQVSPIRSLSDGQKCRVCFSWLAWQCPHMLFLDEPTNHLDIETIDALADAINDYEGGMMLVSHDFRLIQQVAQEIWVCENQTITKWNGDILAYKEHLKSKFNRQTHDI, from the exons ATGGCCGGCCTGAAACAGGAGCTGGACGAGTTCGAGCTGAGGAAGACGGAGGCGCGGGCCGTGACAGGCGTGCTGGCCTCGCATCCCAACAGCACAGACGTGCACATCAGCAGCCTGTCCCTAACCTTCCATGGTCAGGAGCTGCTCAGCGACACCAGCCTGGAGCTCAACTCGGGCCGCCGCTATGGCCTCATCGGCCTTAACGGCACAG GGAAGTCCATGCTGCTGTCAGCCATCAGCCACTGTGAGATGCCCGTCCCTGAGCACATCGACATCTTCCACCTGACGCGTGAAATGCCTCCCAGCCAGAAGACGGCGCTACAGTGCGTCATGGAGGTGGATCAGGAGAGGATCCTGTTGGAGAAGGAGGCCGAGCGCCTGGCCCACGAGGACT CGGAGTGTGAGAAGCTGATGGAGCTCTATGAACggctggaggagctggacgCCGACAAGGCCGAGGTGCGGGCCTCTCGCATCCTGCACGGCCTGGGTTTCACTCCCGCCATGCAGTGTAAGAAGCTGAAGGACTTCAGTGGTGGCTGGCGCATGCGTGTCGCCCTGGCCCG GGCGCTGTTCATTAAGCCCTTCATGCTGCTTCTTGACGAGCCAACCAACCACCTGGACCTGGAGGCCTGTGTGTGGCTGGAGGAAGAACTGAAAAT GTTCAAGCGGATCCTCGTCCTGATCTCCCACTCGCAGGATTTCCTGAATGGCGTGTGCACCAACATAATCCACCTGCACCAGAGGAAGCTGAAGTACTACACG GGTAACTATGACCAGTATGTGAAGACCAGGGCAGAACTGGAAGAGAATCAGATGAAAAGGTACAACTGGGAACAGGACCAGATTGCCCACATGAAG AACTACATTGCACGGTTTGGGCACGGCTCTGCCAAGCTGGCCCGGCAGGCGCAGAGCAAAGAGAAGACCCTGCAGAAGATGGTGACATCGGGCCTCACGGAACGCATAGTGAATGACAAG ACCctgtcattttattttcctCCCTGTGGGAAGATCCCGCCTCCGGTTATCATGGTGCAGAATGTGAGCTTTAGATACTCTGCCGACATG cCATACATATATAAGAATCTGGAGTTCGGTATTGACCTGGACACGCGCGTTGCTCTTGTGGGCCCGAATGGGGCTGGCAAATCCACACTGCTGAAGTTGCTCATGGGTGAG CTTCTGCCCACAGATGGTATGATCAGGAAACACTCCCACGTGAAAATTGGCAGGTATCACCAG CATCTGACTGAGCAGCTAGAGCTGGACCTGTCTCCATTGGACTACATGATGAAGTGCTATCCGGAGATCAAAGAGAAAGAGGAGATGAGGAAGGTCATCGGGCGCTACGGCCTCACTGGGAAGCAGCAG GTGAGCCCCATCCGGAGCCTCTCTGATGGTCAGAAGTGCCGGGTCTGCTTCTCCTGGCTGGCATGGCAGTGTCCTCACATGCTGTTCCTGGATGAGCCCACCAACCACCTGGACATCGAGACCATCGATGCCCTGGCAGATGCCATCAACGACTACGAGGGCGGCATGATGCTGGTCAGCCACGACTTCCGGCTCATCCAGCAG GTGGCACAAGAGATCTGGGTTTGCGAGAATCAGACGATCACCAAATGGAATGGAGACATCTTAGCCTACAA